A window of Mucilaginibacter sp. PAMC 26640 contains these coding sequences:
- a CDS encoding dihydrofolate reductase, with product MISIIVAIGENYAIGKNNQLLWHMPNDLKHFKEITSGHTVIMGRKTFDSVGKPLPKRRNIVVTRQDIEITGCEVVKSIDEGLKLCAQDEEVFIIGGAEIYRQAMEKTDRIYLTIIHKDFEADTFFPEIDHSQWNEVNRENFDADEKNPIPYAFIELERR from the coding sequence ATCATATCCATAATCGTCGCCATTGGCGAAAATTACGCTATCGGTAAAAACAACCAGTTGCTTTGGCACATGCCGAACGATCTGAAACATTTTAAAGAGATCACATCGGGACACACCGTTATCATGGGGCGAAAAACATTCGATTCTGTGGGTAAGCCTTTGCCAAAACGAAGGAACATTGTAGTTACCCGGCAGGATATTGAAATCACCGGCTGCGAGGTGGTCAAATCTATCGACGAAGGCCTTAAGCTTTGTGCGCAGGACGAAGAAGTGTTTATTATTGGCGGAGCCGAAATTTACCGGCAGGCCATGGAAAAGACCGACCGCATCTATCTAACCATTATCCACAAAGACTTTGAGGCTGATACTTTTTTCCCTGAAATTGACCACAGCCAATGGAACGAGGTGAACCGGGAAAATTTTGATGCCGATGAGAAAAACCCCATCCCTTACGCATTCATTGAACTTGAGCGCCGATAA
- a CDS encoding thymidylate synthase — protein sequence MKQYLDLMQHVMDTGAQKHDRTGTGTLSVFGYQMRFNLQDGFPMVTTKKLHLKSIIHELIWFLSGDTNIQYLKDNGVRIWDEWADADGNLGPVYGYQWRSWPKPDGGHIDQITQVVNTLKSNPDSRRIMVSAWNVADVNQMALPPCHSLFQFYVQPADESKGETRGKLSCQLYQRSADIFLGVPFNIASYALLTMMMAQVCDLDYGDFIHTFGDAHIYNNHLEQAKLQLSREPKPLPTMKINPEVKDIFGFKFEDFTLENYEPWPHIKGAVAV from the coding sequence ATGAAACAATACCTAGACCTGATGCAGCACGTGATGGACACCGGCGCGCAGAAACATGACCGCACCGGCACCGGCACGCTCAGCGTGTTTGGCTACCAGATGCGATTTAACCTTCAGGATGGATTCCCAATGGTGACCACCAAAAAACTGCATCTGAAATCAATCATTCATGAACTGATCTGGTTTTTGAGCGGTGATACCAATATCCAATATCTGAAAGATAATGGTGTACGCATTTGGGATGAGTGGGCAGACGCCGATGGCAACCTCGGCCCGGTTTATGGTTACCAGTGGCGCAGCTGGCCCAAACCTGATGGCGGGCACATTGACCAGATAACGCAGGTGGTAAACACGCTAAAGAGCAATCCGGATTCGCGCCGCATTATGGTATCGGCATGGAACGTGGCTGATGTTAACCAAATGGCCCTCCCCCCCTGCCATAGCCTGTTCCAGTTCTATGTGCAGCCCGCAGATGAAAGCAAAGGCGAAACCCGGGGCAAGCTGTCGTGCCAGTTATACCAGCGCAGCGCGGATATCTTTTTGGGTGTACCTTTCAACATTGCATCTTATGCCCTGCTCACCATGATGATGGCCCAGGTATGCGACCTGGATTATGGCGACTTCATCCACACCTTTGGTGATGCCCATATCTACAACAACCACCTGGAGCAAGCCAAACTGCAACTAAGCCGCGAACCCAAACCACTACCCACCATGAAAATCAACCCGGAGGTGAAGGATATCTTTGGTTTTAAGTTCGAAGATTTCACTTTGGAAAACTATGAGCCGTGGCCGCACATTAAGGGAGCAGTTGCAGTTTAA
- a CDS encoding 4-(cytidine 5'-diphospho)-2-C-methyl-D-erythritol kinase (An essential enzyme in the nonmevalonate pathway of isopentenyl diphosphate and dimethylallyl diphosphate biosynthesis), with protein MIVFPNAKINIGLNITERRSDGFHNLETVFYPIKINDVLEVIVAERLSFHSSGLEIPGEDNENLCIKGYHLLKRDFPDLPAVKIHLHKNIPIGAGLGGGSSDAAFFIKLMNDKFSLGLSVDAMMDYARVLGADCAFFIENKPVFAFEKGDEFESVKLDLSAYKIVLVMPDVHVSTGEAYRGIKPAMVSESLYELIKTPIANWKRHIKNDFEGHIFRDNPAIRGVKAELYEYGALYASMSGSGASVFGIFEQLPNLSQMEENGNLVFYNL; from the coding sequence ATGATCGTATTTCCGAACGCAAAGATAAATATTGGCCTCAACATTACCGAACGCCGGTCCGATGGCTTCCACAACCTGGAGACAGTTTTTTACCCCATAAAAATTAATGACGTGCTGGAGGTGATCGTGGCAGAGCGGCTGAGTTTCCACTCTAGCGGTTTAGAAATTCCCGGAGAGGATAACGAAAATCTTTGCATTAAGGGTTACCATTTATTGAAGCGCGATTTTCCGGATTTGCCTGCCGTAAAAATTCACCTTCACAAAAATATTCCTATAGGCGCAGGGCTGGGCGGCGGCTCGTCTGATGCGGCTTTTTTTATCAAACTGATGAACGACAAATTCAGCCTGGGCTTGTCGGTTGATGCCATGATGGATTACGCCCGGGTGCTGGGCGCCGACTGTGCTTTCTTCATCGAAAACAAACCGGTGTTTGCCTTCGAGAAGGGAGATGAGTTTGAGTCGGTAAAATTAGACCTCTCTGCCTATAAAATTGTTTTGGTGATGCCTGATGTCCATGTTTCCACTGGAGAGGCTTACAGAGGCATAAAACCGGCCATGGTTTCCGAATCGTTATACGAGCTGATAAAAACCCCCATTGCGAACTGGAAACGCCATATTAAGAATGATTTTGAAGGGCACATCTTCCGCGACAACCCGGCTATCCGTGGCGTAAAAGCAGAGTTGTACGAATACGGTGCATTATACGCGAGTATGAGCGGGAGCGGAGCATCCGTTTTTGGAATATTTGAACAACTGCCAAACCTTAGCCAAATGGAAGAAAACGGCAACCTGGTTTTCTACAACCTTTAA
- a CDS encoding permease — MPEIKTGNTLTRNLIILHLTVFVWGFTGILGQLITISAVNLVWYRVLIASISLFFYFKLANKTIKISSAALIKMLFTGAIVGGHWVLFFASIKLSTVPVTLVCLSSITLFTAIFEPIINKTRVSKMEIIAGFFIITGIVLIFKFESHYTKGIIAGLSSAVLAALFSIINSRFVKQHEAPLISFYELSGAFIWITIYLIITGGFQTLNFPKPPDLGYLVLLGTVCTSLAYVAGVSVMRELSAFRVALITNLEPVYGIILAFFFFGDINKMTAGFWAGAVIILSTIFLFPFAQKQVAKRKSR; from the coding sequence ATGCCCGAAATCAAGACCGGTAACACGCTTACGAGGAACCTTATCATTCTTCATCTTACTGTTTTCGTGTGGGGATTTACCGGAATTTTGGGTCAGCTGATTACCATATCTGCGGTAAATTTAGTCTGGTACCGCGTTTTAATTGCCAGTATTTCGCTGTTTTTTTACTTCAAATTAGCAAATAAAACCATTAAAATCTCAAGCGCAGCGTTGATAAAAATGCTGTTTACAGGAGCAATTGTCGGTGGCCACTGGGTACTTTTCTTTGCTTCCATCAAACTTTCAACTGTTCCGGTAACGCTGGTTTGCCTTTCATCCATCACACTTTTTACGGCAATTTTCGAACCTATAATTAATAAAACCAGAGTTTCCAAAATGGAGATCATCGCCGGGTTTTTCATTATCACCGGCATAGTACTAATTTTCAAGTTCGAATCACATTACACTAAGGGTATCATAGCGGGGCTTTCCAGCGCCGTATTAGCCGCGCTTTTCTCTATCATTAACTCCCGTTTTGTAAAGCAGCATGAAGCACCGCTAATTTCATTTTACGAACTTTCCGGGGCGTTTATTTGGATCACAATTTACCTCATCATCACCGGGGGCTTTCAAACTTTGAACTTTCCAAAACCTCCCGATCTTGGTTACCTTGTACTGCTCGGCACGGTGTGCACTTCCCTTGCCTATGTTGCGGGGGTATCCGTAATGCGCGAACTTTCGGCATTTCGTGTGGCCCTAATTACCAACCTCGAGCCGGTATACGGCATCATACTGGCTTTCTTTTTCTTTGGCGACATCAACAAAATGACGGCTGGTTTTTGGGCCGGCGCCGTCATTATTCTCTCCACTATCTTCCTGTTTCCGTTTGCCCAAAAACAAGTGGCAAAACGCAAGAGCAGATAA
- a CDS encoding permease: MKRLLKKYLKTIDWYIINKYLGTFIFTLGLFMAISVVFDISEHLDDFLSKNASLDDIIFKYYAGFVPFYMMMLSPLINFLSVIFFTAKMANQTEIVPILTSKASFYRFLRPYIVSASVIFSVSILANIYVIPFTNKLKVDFESEYFFKGEDPTKSEVHIQLDKNTFVFLKSYDPQVHTGYQFMLEKFDGDELKMRLTAPSIAFDTLKNKWKIISPSTRWVNGLKEKFVQNGPPIDTVLDMRPIDFEVHDNVNSNVYGGMSLAVLNKLIEKEKIRGTGALIDMQFEKYRRFVEPISSFVLAIIGVAISSRKVRGGVGLPLGIGIFICFVYIVVNRFSLVFAVKGGFNPLIAVLIPNIFFGILGWILLLKAPK, translated from the coding sequence ATGAAGCGACTGCTAAAGAAGTACTTAAAAACCATCGATTGGTACATCATTAACAAATATCTGGGTACATTTATTTTTACCCTGGGCCTATTTATGGCCATCTCCGTGGTGTTTGATATCTCAGAACACCTCGACGATTTTTTGAGTAAAAACGCTTCTCTTGACGACATCATCTTTAAATATTATGCGGGTTTTGTGCCGTTCTATATGATGATGTTATCGCCATTAATTAACTTTTTGTCGGTAATTTTCTTTACCGCCAAGATGGCAAATCAAACGGAAATAGTACCTATCCTCACCAGCAAGGCAAGTTTTTACCGCTTTTTAAGACCCTATATCGTGTCTGCTTCGGTCATATTTTCAGTATCAATACTGGCAAATATCTACGTAATTCCATTCACAAATAAACTAAAAGTAGACTTTGAAAGCGAGTACTTTTTTAAAGGAGAGGACCCAACTAAGAGCGAAGTACACATTCAGCTAGACAAAAACACCTTTGTTTTTCTTAAATCCTACGACCCGCAGGTGCACACCGGCTACCAGTTTATGCTGGAAAAATTTGATGGTGATGAGTTAAAAATGAGGCTAACCGCGCCCAGTATTGCCTTTGATACACTGAAAAATAAGTGGAAAATCATTAGTCCATCTACCCGATGGGTTAATGGTTTGAAAGAAAAATTTGTTCAAAACGGCCCACCGATAGATACCGTTTTAGACATGCGCCCAATAGATTTTGAGGTGCATGATAACGTTAACAGCAACGTATATGGAGGTATGTCACTGGCTGTTTTAAACAAGCTGATTGAGAAAGAAAAGATACGCGGAACGGGTGCATTAATTGATATGCAGTTTGAAAAATACCGCCGATTTGTAGAGCCGATATCCTCGTTTGTACTTGCTATAATCGGCGTCGCCATCTCCTCCAGGAAGGTTCGCGGAGGAGTTGGATTGCCACTTGGCATCGGTATTTTTATCTGTTTCGTATACATTGTGGTGAACCGTTTCTCGCTGGTTTTTGCGGTAAAAGGCGGTTTCAATCCACTCATTGCTGTACTGATTCCAAACATCTTCTTTGGAATTTTAGGCTGGATATTACTCCTAAAAGCGCCTAAATAA
- the tgt gene encoding tRNA-guanine(34) transglycosylase (Exchanges the guanine residue with 7-aminomethyl-7-deazaguanine in tRNAs with GU(N) anticodons (tRNA-Asp, -Asn, -His and -Tyr)) produces the protein MEFTLKAQDPFSKARAGELVTDHGIIQTPIFMPVGTAGTVKAVHQRELKDDIKADIILGNTYHLYLRPGLNTIEGAGGLHKFNGWDGPILTDSGGYQVYSLTEVRKIKEEGVTFRSHVDGSKHLFTPENVMDIQRIIGADIIMAFDECTPYPCDYSYAKRSIEMTHRWLKRCCDRFDTTLPKYGYNQTLFPIVQGSVYKDLRMRSAEVIASFEREGNAIGGLSVGEPADEMYAMTEVVCDILPKEKPRYLMGVGTPVNILENIALGIDMFDCVMPTRNARNGMLFTKNGIMNMRNEKWKNDFSPIEGDSDLFADTQYTKAYLRHLIHSGEMLGAQIATLHNLHFYLWLVKEARNKIISGEFYDWKKVMVNRLGQRL, from the coding sequence ATGGAATTTACTTTAAAAGCACAAGATCCCTTTTCTAAAGCCCGCGCGGGTGAACTGGTTACCGATCACGGCATTATACAAACGCCAATTTTTATGCCTGTGGGTACCGCCGGCACAGTCAAAGCTGTGCATCAGCGCGAGCTTAAAGACGATATTAAGGCCGATATTATTTTAGGAAACACTTACCACCTATACCTTAGACCTGGCTTAAACACCATAGAAGGCGCCGGTGGACTTCATAAATTCAACGGTTGGGATGGCCCTATTTTAACCGACAGCGGCGGCTACCAGGTTTATTCGCTTACCGAAGTGCGTAAAATTAAGGAGGAAGGTGTTACATTCCGCTCACATGTGGACGGCTCAAAACACCTGTTCACCCCCGAAAATGTGATGGATATTCAACGCATTATTGGCGCCGATATCATCATGGCGTTTGATGAATGCACCCCCTACCCCTGCGACTACAGCTATGCAAAACGCTCTATTGAAATGACGCATCGCTGGCTAAAACGCTGCTGCGACAGGTTTGATACCACCCTGCCAAAGTATGGTTACAACCAAACTTTGTTCCCGATTGTGCAGGGCTCTGTATATAAAGATCTGCGTATGCGATCGGCAGAAGTGATTGCTTCTTTCGAGCGTGAAGGCAACGCCATTGGCGGATTATCAGTGGGCGAACCAGCCGACGAGATGTATGCTATGACCGAGGTGGTATGCGATATCCTGCCAAAAGAGAAGCCACGCTACCTGATGGGCGTAGGCACGCCGGTTAATATCTTAGAAAATATTGCACTCGGGATAGATATGTTCGACTGTGTAATGCCCACCAGAAATGCCCGTAACGGGATGCTTTTTACCAAAAACGGCATCATGAATATGCGCAACGAAAAGTGGAAAAACGACTTTTCGCCCATTGAAGGAGACAGCGACCTCTTTGCCGATACGCAATACACAAAGGCCTATTTAAGACACTTAATCCATTCCGGCGAAATGCTGGGCGCCCAGATAGCTACTCTGCATAACTTGCACTTTTACTTGTGGTTAGTTAAGGAAGCACGCAATAAAATCATTAGCGGTGAGTTTTACGACTGGAAGAAAGTTATGGTAAACCGCCTTGGCCAACGATTATAA
- a CDS encoding transmembrane glycosyltransferase, whose product MEAYIQEALFVIFQLCFIVQLYYLVGNHSRLAGYVPLKVLPEPSVPVSVIISARNEARNLTENLPYILQQKYPDYEVVVINDCSTDNSDEVLLDIQREFPHLKIVTITEHARYKTGKKFALTLGIKAAKNEYLLFTDADCKPATLYWITRMAANFTNSAQIVLGYSPYYRTANFLNPFIRFETLKTGINYLSSALKGDAYMGIGRNLGYTKSLFFRSKGFAAHMHLMSGDDDLFVNQNATAENTVIEIHPDTFTHTEAKTTLSSWFRQKRRHMGVGKEYSNEHRRMLSFDAVSGLLFYVLFILCLVFKFEPLLAAGMLAFRLLLQIIIYRKIFNKLEASDMLWWLLFFDAIYYIYLNVFGLIGTFIKTTRWK is encoded by the coding sequence TTGGAAGCTTATATTCAAGAGGCATTATTTGTTATATTTCAGCTTTGTTTTATTGTTCAACTGTATTATTTAGTAGGCAACCATAGCAGGCTTGCGGGTTACGTACCTTTAAAAGTTTTACCCGAACCGAGCGTACCTGTTTCTGTGATCATTAGTGCTCGGAACGAGGCGCGTAATCTTACCGAGAACCTTCCTTATATACTTCAGCAAAAGTATCCTGATTATGAAGTGGTAGTGATCAATGACTGCTCAACCGATAATTCAGATGAAGTATTGCTGGACATTCAGCGCGAGTTTCCGCACCTTAAAATTGTTACCATTACCGAGCATGCCCGATATAAAACAGGTAAAAAGTTTGCGCTTACCCTGGGTATAAAGGCTGCAAAGAACGAATACTTATTATTTACAGATGCAGATTGTAAGCCGGCCACCCTATATTGGATCACCCGGATGGCAGCAAATTTTACCAATTCCGCACAAATCGTGTTAGGCTATTCACCCTATTACCGCACTGCTAACTTTTTGAATCCGTTTATCAGGTTCGAGACTCTTAAAACTGGTATCAATTACCTTTCTTCGGCATTAAAGGGCGACGCTTATATGGGAATTGGCCGTAACCTCGGCTATACTAAATCTTTGTTTTTTAGGTCGAAAGGCTTTGCGGCCCACATGCACCTCATGAGCGGAGATGATGATCTCTTCGTAAACCAAAATGCAACTGCTGAAAATACAGTTATTGAGATACACCCGGATACCTTTACTCATACTGAAGCAAAGACAACGCTAAGCAGCTGGTTTCGCCAGAAAAGACGGCATATGGGAGTTGGTAAAGAATATAGTAACGAGCACCGCCGTATGTTAAGTTTTGATGCGGTTAGTGGCCTTTTGTTTTATGTTTTATTTATATTGTGCCTGGTATTTAAATTTGAACCATTATTAGCCGCCGGGATGCTCGCATTCAGATTGCTATTACAGATTATAATTTACCGTAAAATATTTAATAAGCTGGAAGCCAGCGACATGTTATGGTGGTTGCTGTTTTTTGACGCGATTTACTATATTTATTTAAATGTGTTTGGATTGATAGGAACTTTTATAAAAACCACCCGATGGAAGTAA
- a CDS encoding RNA polymerase subunit sigma-24 produces the protein MEVNANFTENAKNDFHLVVKARDGSQKAYADLMHRYKDSIYFMVLKMVNNKEDAMDLTVETFAKAFEKLDKYQPEYAFSTWLFRVATNNCIDFIRKKKLNTQSIHGMLDEDGEEMPLQIKADVLNPEESSIKKQQTEELKLLIESLPLRYRNLITLRYFDELSYEEIAQQLDLPLGTVKAQLFRGRYLLGNIINRYNKDDI, from the coding sequence ATGGAAGTAAACGCAAATTTCACCGAAAACGCCAAGAACGATTTTCACCTGGTGGTGAAGGCAAGAGATGGTAGCCAAAAAGCATACGCCGACCTGATGCACCGATATAAAGATTCGATTTACTTTATGGTGCTGAAGATGGTGAATAACAAGGAGGATGCTATGGACCTTACTGTTGAAACCTTTGCTAAAGCCTTTGAGAAACTTGACAAATACCAGCCGGAGTACGCTTTTAGTACCTGGTTATTTAGAGTTGCTACCAATAATTGTATCGATTTTATCCGTAAAAAGAAGCTAAACACCCAATCTATCCACGGTATGCTGGATGAGGATGGTGAGGAAATGCCTTTGCAGATTAAAGCGGATGTACTAAACCCCGAAGAAAGTTCGATCAAAAAGCAGCAAACTGAGGAACTTAAATTGCTGATAGAAAGTTTACCATTGCGATACCGTAACCTCATTACCCTGCGCTATTTCGACGAGCTATCGTACGAGGAAATTGCCCAGCAGCTGGACTTGCCACTCGGTACTGTAAAAGCGCAATTGTTTAGGGGCAGGTATCTTTTAGGCAATATCATCAACCGTTATAACAAGGATGACATCTGA
- a CDS encoding 16S rRNA methyltransferase G, producing the protein MTSDLVLKYFPEITPVQQEQFARLQELYTFWNAQINVVSRKDIDLLYERHVLHSLGIAKVISFAHGSHVLDVGTGGGFPGIPLAILFPETTFHLVDSIGKKIKVVNEVAMALGLQNVMGTHSRAEDIKDKFDFVVSRAVTQLKDFYPWVKGKFRKEQSNELPNGILYLKGGDLTQEIADAGLAVQQFYLKNYFEEEFFDTKQVIYVKG; encoded by the coding sequence ATGACATCTGATCTGGTCCTGAAATATTTCCCGGAAATTACCCCGGTACAGCAGGAGCAGTTTGCCCGCCTGCAGGAACTTTATACCTTTTGGAACGCGCAGATCAATGTGGTATCCCGCAAAGATATCGACTTGCTTTACGAGCGCCACGTTTTGCATTCCCTCGGGATTGCCAAAGTAATATCGTTTGCGCACGGTAGCCATGTGCTGGATGTTGGTACTGGCGGTGGTTTCCCCGGAATACCGTTGGCGATTTTATTTCCAGAAACCACATTCCACCTTGTAGACTCTATAGGAAAGAAGATAAAAGTAGTCAACGAAGTGGCCATGGCTTTGGGTTTGCAAAACGTTATGGGCACTCATTCGCGGGCCGAAGACATAAAAGATAAATTTGATTTTGTGGTTTCGCGGGCCGTAACCCAGTTAAAAGACTTTTATCCCTGGGTAAAAGGCAAATTCCGTAAAGAACAAAGTAACGAATTGCCTAACGGAATACTCTATTTAAAAGGTGGGGACCTTACACAAGAAATTGCCGACGCGGGTTTAGCCGTTCAGCAATTCTATCTCAAAAACTATTTTGAGGAGGAATTTTTCGACACCAAGCAGGTGATCTACGTAAAGGGATAA
- a CDS encoding transcriptional regulator: protein MKVKELTKAEEQIMQILWQLNKGIIKDILEKIPEPKPAYNTVSTVVRVLEGKGFIDHKAYGNSHVYFPVISEDDYKKFTFDKLMKNYFSDSYKSLVSFIADEKNLGLKELDELTDFINNLKNKKQ, encoded by the coding sequence ATGAAAGTTAAAGAGCTGACGAAAGCTGAAGAGCAGATCATGCAGATCCTCTGGCAGTTAAACAAGGGTATAATAAAGGACATTCTTGAAAAAATCCCCGAACCTAAGCCTGCTTACAATACGGTATCTACTGTGGTAAGGGTGTTGGAAGGTAAGGGATTCATCGATCACAAGGCTTACGGGAATTCGCACGTATACTTCCCGGTTATTAGCGAGGACGACTATAAGAAATTCACTTTCGATAAACTGATGAAGAACTACTTCAGCGATTCGTACAAAAGCCTGGTATCGTTCATAGCCGACGAAAAAAACCTTGGACTAAAGGAACTCGACGAGCTTACTGACTTCATAAATAACCTTAAAAACAAAAAACAATGA
- a CDS encoding DNA processing protein DprA has product MALQHQIALTFIKKIGPVLAKSMLREFGDAEQIFRLSKTALTRARGIGVKRLDLADFDEALRRAETELTFIEKNNIDVFFYTDPRYPKRLKNCHDSPLLLYSRGNANLNMQRVISIVGTRNATEYGRHLCKQLVEELQEYNILIASGLALGIDVAAHKECIRVGVPTIGVLGHGFDRMYPSQNRGTAEKMLENGGLLTEYPSGTNPDRENFPQRNRIVAGMADATVVVEAGLKGGALITAEIANSYNRDVFAFPGRLNDEYSEGCNFLIRNNKASLLTCMADLAYSLGWEKTTELKNTPEQLIMPIDLSDGERAIYDIIREHKMPLAIDDLSIKTNMPTSQLAMTLLDMELQGFIRSLPGKTYCIN; this is encoded by the coding sequence ATGGCCTTACAACACCAGATCGCATTAACATTCATTAAAAAAATAGGCCCCGTGCTGGCAAAATCTATGCTGCGCGAATTTGGAGACGCGGAACAGATCTTTCGCCTATCCAAAACTGCCCTCACCAGGGCAAGGGGTATAGGCGTAAAGAGATTAGATCTGGCCGATTTTGATGAGGCGCTCCGCCGTGCAGAAACCGAATTGACATTCATCGAAAAGAATAATATCGACGTGTTTTTTTATACCGATCCGCGCTATCCTAAACGACTAAAAAATTGCCACGACTCGCCATTACTGTTGTATTCCAGGGGGAATGCTAACTTAAACATGCAGAGGGTTATCAGTATTGTTGGCACCCGCAATGCTACCGAATATGGCCGGCACTTATGCAAGCAACTGGTAGAAGAGTTGCAGGAATACAATATCTTAATAGCAAGCGGTTTGGCCCTGGGCATTGATGTTGCCGCACACAAGGAGTGCATTAGGGTGGGGGTACCTACTATAGGAGTGCTTGGTCATGGGTTCGACAGGATGTATCCAAGCCAGAACCGAGGCACGGCAGAAAAGATGCTGGAAAACGGCGGCCTGCTCACAGAATATCCATCGGGCACCAATCCGGATAGGGAAAATTTTCCGCAGCGTAACCGAATCGTTGCCGGCATGGCTGATGCGACAGTGGTGGTGGAAGCAGGTTTAAAAGGAGGCGCTTTGATTACCGCGGAAATTGCCAATAGCTATAACCGTGATGTGTTTGCTTTCCCTGGCAGGCTAAATGATGAATATTCGGAAGGTTGCAACTTTCTGATCAGGAACAACAAGGCTTCGCTGCTTACGTGCATGGCAGATCTTGCTTATAGCCTTGGTTGGGAAAAAACTACTGAATTAAAAAACACACCCGAGCAATTGATCATGCCAATAGATCTTTCGGATGGAGAGCGGGCAATTTATGATATAATAAGGGAGCATAAAATGCCATTGGCTATTGATGATCTCAGCATAAAAACCAATATGCCCACGAGTCAGTTGGCTATGACTTTATTGGATATGGAATTACAGGGTTTTATCCGGTCGTTGCCGGGTAAAACCTACTGTATCAATTAA
- a CDS encoding glycosyl transferase: MKILVIRFSSMGDIIYTTPVVRCLKMQVANAEVHFLTKPAFQYIYNNNPHLDKLILLKPSLSDTISDIKAENYDCIIDLHNNLRTSIIKLRTGVKASSYKKYTIRKWLSLKFNLKLVLNTHLVDRYLKAVEFLGVTNDGQPIDYYVNAGYQLNKLLPVSHQNGFVAFIIGATHFTKRLPNDKIISICRKLNLPVVLLGGKDVKANGENVSNALGDKIYNACGITTLDESVFLVSKAQSIIGFDTGLTHIAEAFDKPILSIWGGTVPELLGVKPYMVKEFSVVGSDISCRPCSKFGLEKCPLGHFKCMTELPEELVTAFINKS, from the coding sequence ATGAAAATATTGGTTATCCGGTTCAGTTCCATGGGTGATATTATTTATACAACCCCTGTTGTGCGCTGTTTAAAAATGCAGGTAGCCAACGCAGAGGTGCACTTTTTAACCAAACCTGCGTTTCAATATATTTACAATAATAACCCGCATCTAGATAAATTAATATTGCTTAAGCCCAGCCTTTCGGACACCATATCCGACATTAAAGCTGAAAATTACGACTGCATTATTGATCTGCATAACAACCTGCGCACCAGTATAATTAAGCTGCGAACGGGCGTCAAAGCATCTAGCTATAAAAAATATACTATTCGCAAATGGCTGAGCTTAAAATTCAATTTAAAGCTGGTGCTCAACACGCATTTGGTAGACCGATACTTAAAAGCTGTAGAATTCCTGGGGGTTACAAATGACGGGCAACCAATAGATTATTACGTAAATGCCGGATATCAACTCAATAAATTACTCCCGGTATCACACCAAAATGGCTTTGTTGCTTTTATTATAGGTGCCACTCACTTTACCAAACGGCTGCCGAATGACAAGATCATTAGCATTTGCCGTAAATTGAATTTACCTGTTGTGCTCCTGGGGGGTAAGGATGTTAAAGCCAATGGGGAAAATGTATCTAATGCTTTAGGCGACAAAATCTATAATGCATGCGGAATAACAACGTTGGATGAATCAGTTTTTCTGGTATCAAAGGCGCAAAGTATTATTGGTTTCGATACAGGGCTTACACACATCGCTGAAGCATTTGACAAACCTATTTTATCTATCTGGGGCGGCACCGTACCCGAACTGCTTGGTGTAAAACCCTACATGGTTAAGGAGTTTTCGGTTGTCGGCAGCGATATTTCTTGCAGACCCTGCTCGAAATTTGGCTTGGAAAAATGCCCGCTAGGCCATTTTAAATGTATGACCGAATTACCCGAAGAATTGGTTACTGCGTTTATCAATAAAAGTTAA